The sequence TCTGCCCAAGACCGTCCCGGGCTTCGCCATCGACCGGATGTGCGCCGGGGCCATGACCGCCGTGACCACCGTCGCCAGCGGCATCGCGGTGGGCGCGTACGACGTCGCGATCGCCGGTGGCGTCGAGCACATGGGCCGCCACCCGATGGGCGAGGGCGTCGACCCGAACCCGCGCATCGTCGCCGAGAAGCTTGTCGACCCGTCCGCGCTGGTGATGGGCTCCACCGCGGAGAACCTGCACGACCGGGTCCCGCACGTCACCAAGCAGCGCACCGACGCGTTCGCCCTCGCCTCGCAGCAGAAGACCGCGAAGGCGTACGCCAACGGCAAGCTCCAGGACGACCTGGTCCCCGTGGCGATCCGCGACCCGGAGACCGGCTGGGGCCTGGCCGCCGTGGACGAGGCACCCCGGGACACCTCGCTGGAGAAGCTCGCCACCCTCAAGACCCCGTTCCGGCCGCACGGCAAGGTCACCGCGGGCAACGCGGCCGGCCTCAACGACGGCGCCACCGCCAGCCTGCTCGCCGACGAGGCGACCGCCCGCGAGTTGGGCCTGCCGATCGCGATGCGGCTGGTGTCGTACGGCTTCGTCGGCGTCGAGCCCGAGGTGATGGGCGTCGGTCCGATCCCGTCGACGGAGAAGGCGCTGCGCATCGCCGGCCTGACCATCGACGACATCGGCCTGTTCGAGCTGAACGAGGCGTTCGCCGTGCAGGTGCTCGCCTTCCTCGACCACTTCGGCATCGCCGACGACGACCCGCGGGTCAACCAGTGGGGCGGCGCGATCGCCATCGGTCACCCGCTCGCCTCCTCCGGCGTGCGGCTGATGACCCAGCTCGCCCGGCAGTTCGCCGAGCACCCCGAGGTCCGCTACGGCGTCACCGCCATGTGCATCGGCATCGGCATGGGCGGCACCGTCATCTGGGAGAACCCACACTGGACGGAGTCCAGCAAGCCGGCTCAGCGGAAGGGTGGAGACAAGTGAACGCGCTCGCCGCACCGAACGAGGTCGTCACGAAGGCCCTGCTGCGGCAGGTGAACGTGCCGGGGCTGGACCGTCCGGCCGCCCTGATCACCCTGGACAACGGGTTCGACCACACCAAGCCGAACACCTTCGGTCCGGGCGGCCTGACCAGCCTCGACGAGGCGATCAGCGCCGCCCTCGCGGCCGATCCGGCGTTCGTCGCGGTCACCGGCAAGCCGTACGTCTTCTGCGTCGGCGCGGACATCGTCGGCCTGCCGGCGTTGCGGTCCCGCGAGCAGGCGCTGGAGATCGGCCGGCTCGGCCACCGGGTCTTCGCCCGGCTGAAGGACAGCCAGATCCCGACCTTCGCCTTCGTCAACGGCGCGGCCATGGGCGGTGGCCTGGAGCTGGCCCTGCACTGCCACTACCGGACGCTGTCGGCGGGCGCGGCGGCCCTCGCCCTGCCCGAGGTCTCCCTCGGCCTGATCCCGGGCTGGGGTGGCACCCAGCTACTGCCGAACCTGATCGGCATCCCGGCGGCCACCCAGGTGATCATCCAGAACCCGCTGATGCAGAACAAGATGCTCAAGCCGAAGCAGGCCGCCGAGCTGGGCATTGCCGACGTGCTGCTGGAGC is a genomic window of Micromonospora tarapacensis containing:
- a CDS encoding thiolase family protein; amino-acid sequence: MPREVRDVVFVDGVRTPFGKAGGMYANTRADDLVIRCIRELLRRNPQLPPERVEEVAIAATTQIGDQGLTIGRTAALLAGLPKTVPGFAIDRMCAGAMTAVTTVASGIAVGAYDVAIAGGVEHMGRHPMGEGVDPNPRIVAEKLVDPSALVMGSTAENLHDRVPHVTKQRTDAFALASQQKTAKAYANGKLQDDLVPVAIRDPETGWGLAAVDEAPRDTSLEKLATLKTPFRPHGKVTAGNAAGLNDGATASLLADEATARELGLPIAMRLVSYGFVGVEPEVMGVGPIPSTEKALRIAGLTIDDIGLFELNEAFAVQVLAFLDHFGIADDDPRVNQWGGAIAIGHPLASSGVRLMTQLARQFAEHPEVRYGVTAMCIGIGMGGTVIWENPHWTESSKPAQRKGGDK